The Amycolatopsis sp. DG1A-15b genome contains the following window.
GGCTGATCGCGGACCTGTTCAAGACCGCGGGCGCCGACCGGATCATGACGGTCGACCTGCACACCGCGCAGATCCAGGGCTTCTTCGACGGCCCGGTCGACCACCTGATGGCGCAGACCGTGCTGGCCGACCACATCAAGGCCACCTACGGCGACGCGGACATCACGGTCGTCTCCCCGGACTCGGGCCGCGTGCGGCTGGCCGAGAAGTGGGCCGCCCAGCTCGGTGACCGCCCGATCGCGTTCATCCACAAGACGCGCGACCCGGACAAGCCGAACCAGGCGGTGGCCAACCGCGTGGTCGGCAAGGTCGAGGGCAAGCTCTGCGTCCTGATCGACGACATGATCGACACCGGCGGCACGATCGTGAAGGCCACCGAGGCCCTGATCGACGAGGGCGCGGCCGACGTGGTCATCGCGACGACGCACGGCATCCTGTCCGACCCGGCCACCCAGCGGCTCTCGTCGTGCAAGGCGCGCGAGGTCATCGTGACGAACTCGCTGCCGATCCCCGAGGAGAAGCGGTTCCCGGGGCTGACGGTGCTGTCGATCGCCCCGATGCTGGCGGAGGCCATCCAGCAGGTCTTCGAAGACGGCTCGGTGACGTCGCTCTTCGACGGCAACGCCTGAGGTTTGAAGCGGAAAGCCCGCCTTCCCCGGCTTGGGGAGGGCGGGCTTTCCGCTGCGAACCTCAGTAAGCGACGGTGAAGCGCGCGCGGCGGTGCTTCGGCTGCTCGATCTCGTCGACGTAGGCGATCGCGAAGTCGTCGCCGCCGATGTGGGACTTGCCGTTCTCGTCGGTCAGCAGGACGTCGCCACCGATGCGGAACTCGCCCTTGCGCTCCCCGGGAGTCCACGCACCGAACTCGGCCGCGGGGCTGACGTAGAACCAGTCGAGGCTCTCGGGCTGCTCGCGCAGCAGGCCGAGGACCTCGGCGTGGCTGCCGGCCTCGTCCTTGTACTCGGCCGGGAACTCCGGGGTGTCGAACAGCCGCGGGCCGCCCTCGGCCACGTGCAGGCTCGCCGCGCCGCCGACGAACGACAGCCGGACGCCGTTCTCGCTCGCGATCCGCGCCAGGGCCGGCACCGCGTCGATCAGCTTCTTGCCGTCGATCTCGCGGGCCGGGGTGGCCACCACGATGACGTCGGCGTCCTTCGCCAAGCCCGCCACGAACTCCTCGTCGTGCAGCGAGCCCTGCCGCTCGTCGACACCCTCGGGCACCGGGCCGGCGTTGCGCGCCACCCCGACGACCTCGTGGCCCCGACGCAGCGCTTCGGCGCCGATCCTGCCCCCGGCGTACCCCGTCGCCCCGAAAACCACCAGCTTGGCCATGGAATCTCCTCGTCAGTCATCGGTCTGCACGACCGATGCTAGGAACGGGAGATCGCCTACTTCAACGGAAGCAACACACCCGGGGGTAGGTGTCCAGGTCAGCCGCCGAGGCCGGCGAACTCCGCGGCCACCTTCTGCTTGACGGCGTCGACGTCCAGGCCCGCGCGGACCTCCGCCGTCGCGGTCGGCTTCGACAGCACCTGGTAGCTGGCCGTGCGGTTGGGCAGCTTGAACTTCACCCCGCAGGACAGCTGGATCGTCTTGTACGGCTCCGCGTCCCCGGCCGCCGTGCACGTCTGCGCGCCGAGCGACTCGGCGCTGACCTCGACCGAAAGGGTGATGTGGATGACGCTCTTCTCCCCCGACGCCGGCGTGCCGACGACGCTGTTGGAGACGTCGACCGTCGTCGTGCAGGAGCCGACGAAGTCCTTGCAGTCGAGGTGGTCGTTGGTGACGAGGGCGCTGGCCTGCACCAGCCCTTCGAACGGCTGCCCCAGCCCGCCGACGGCGGCGTCGAAGTCGGTGTGGAACGTCTTCACCGCATCCCCGGTGAGCGCGGCGACTCCGAACTCGGCGCCGTACTTCGGGCCGGCCTGCGGGTCGAGCAGCGCCGGGGCGAAGCTGACGACGCGGTTCGGCTTGGCCGTCGTGACGCGCAGGACGCTGGGCGCGGCGCCGAGCTGGTAGACCTCGGTGCCGTCCGGCAGCTTCGCCTTGACCGGCTCACTCGGCCGGTCGAGCCCGGTCAGCGCCTTGCGCAGCCCCGCGGCGAGGGCCGGCGGGGTGAGCCGGGCCGCCGGGTCGAAGGGCAGTTCGGAGCCGAGCGAGCGCACCCAGCTCGTGCCGAACTGCGTGCCCTCGTCGATGGCGTGCGCCTTCCAGTAGTCGGCGTCGGCCTGCAGGTAGAACTGGGCGGCGGCGGCCGTCACCTGGATGAAGCGGCCGTCCAGCGGCAGCCCGCCGATGGCGTAACCGCCGCGGGTGATCCGGAACTGCTGCTCGGCTCCCTGCACCGTGGACTTGAGCGCGATCGCCGGTGCTTGCCCCAGCGCCGTGAGGGCCGCGTCCACCGCCGCGCGCTCCTCGGCGCGCCGGTCCGCCGTCGCCTGGTCGGCCGCGGAGACACCGGCGGTGCCCGCGACCGCCACCTGGCAGCCCGCCAGCAATCCACCCAGCAGCAGCACCGCTGCCACCTTGCTCCCTCGAGCCCGCATTTCCGCCCCCTGCTCTCCCGCTACCGAGCACACCTCGGCCGGCGTTGTCCCGCCACCGGATTTGTGTCGTCACGTACCGGGTTCCAGGAGGGTTCTAGCCTGGGCCGGGCCCCCGCCGCAACCCACCGTGATGAGGTTGGTTTACACTCTTGAGGTTGTCTCGGCGAGGTGGGGCCCTTCTGGGGTGCCCGGCGTGATCGACGCGGCGGCTCGAGTAGCCCCCGTCGTCGTGCACGCCCGGAAACTCGCCGCCGAAACTTCCTTGAACAGAACACATCGGCTTCCCCCGCCGCAGCATGCTGTCGTTGATTTGAAGGAGTGCCACACCGTGTCCGAGGTACGTCTGTCCGTCGAGCCGCGCACCGAGTTCGGCAAGGGCGCCGCGCGCCGCACGCGTCGCGCCGGCAAGATCCCCGCCGTCCTCTACGGCCACGGGTCGGACCCGCGGCACTTCGCGCTGCCGGCGATCGAGTTCGCCCGCGTCGTCCGCGAGAACGGCTCGAACGCCGTCATCACGCTGGACCTGGAGGGCGCGGTCGAGCTGGCGCTGACCAAGACCATCGTGGTCCACCCGCTGAAGAACTACATCGAGCACGTCGACCTGCTGGTCGTGAAGCGCGGCGAGAAGATCGTCGTCGACGTCCCCGTCGTCGTGACCGGCAACCCCGGCCCGGGCGGCCTGGTCAACCAGGACGTCGACACCCTGCAGGTCGAGGTCGAGGCGCTGCACATCCCGGAGCAGTTCGAGGTCTCGATCGAGGGCCTCGAGATCGGTTCCCAGGTGCTGGCCGGCCAGGTCGAGCTGCCCCAGGGCGCGACCCTGGTCACCGACCCGGAGTCGCTCGTCGTGGCCGTCAACGAGCCGCAGCGTGAAGAGGCCGGCGACGAAGCCGAAGCGGGCGAAGAGTCGGCCGAAGCCGCCGAATAACATCACCGCATGACCGAAGACCTGCCTGGGGCCGGCGAGCTGATCCTGCTCGCCGGCCTCGGCAATCCCGGACCCCAGTACGCCGGAAACCGGCACAACGTCGGGTTCATGGTGCTGGACGAGCTGGCCGCCCGCATCGGCGGCAAGTTCAAGACGCACAAGACCGGCGGCGAAGTGCTCGAGGGCCGGCTGGCCGGCCGCCGCGTGGTGCTCGTGAAGCCCCGCTCGTACATGAACCTCTCCGGCGGTCCGGTGGCCGGCGCGGCGCGGTTCTACAAGGTCGAGCCGTCCGGCATCGTCGTGGTGCACGACGAGCTCGACGTCGACTTCGGCGCGCTGAAGCTGAAGCTCGGCGGCGGCGACAACGGCCACAACGGACTCCGCTCGATCACGAAGTCGCTGGGCACCCGCGACTACTACCGGGTGCGGTTCGGCATCGGCCGCCCGCCCGGCCGCCAGGACCCGGCGGACTTCGTGCTGAAGGACTTTTCGACGGTCGAGCGCAAGGAACTCCCGTTGGAGGTGGACCGGTGCGCGGACGCGACCGAAGCGCTGATCGGCACCGGCCTCGCGGCCGCGCAGAACTCCTTCCACGCGGGCTGAGATGGGTGGCGAGGTGAAGCCATGACTCCGGACGAAGCCCGGTCGATCGCCTTCGGCAAACCCCGGTTCGGCCGTCGCGGCTACAACGAGGACGAGGTGGACGCCTTCCTCGACCTCATC
Protein-coding sequences here:
- a CDS encoding ribose-phosphate diphosphokinase, giving the protein MSPKQGTPKKNLMLFSGRAHTELAEEVAQHLNVTITPQTAHTFANGELFVRFEESVRGTDAFVIQAHTTPINEYVMEQLIMVDALKRASAKRITVVMPFYPYARQDKKHKGREPISARLIADLFKTAGADRIMTVDLHTAQIQGFFDGPVDHLMAQTVLADHIKATYGDADITVVSPDSGRVRLAEKWAAQLGDRPIAFIHKTRDPDKPNQAVANRVVGKVEGKLCVLIDDMIDTGGTIVKATEALIDEGAADVVIATTHGILSDPATQRLSSCKAREVIVTNSLPIPEEKRFPGLTVLSIAPMLAEAIQQVFEDGSVTSLFDGNA
- a CDS encoding NAD(P)H-binding protein, whose translation is MAKLVVFGATGYAGGRIGAEALRRGHEVVGVARNAGPVPEGVDERQGSLHDEEFVAGLAKDADVIVVATPAREIDGKKLIDAVPALARIASENGVRLSFVGGAASLHVAEGGPRLFDTPEFPAEYKDEAGSHAEVLGLLREQPESLDWFYVSPAAEFGAWTPGERKGEFRIGGDVLLTDENGKSHIGGDDFAIAYVDEIEQPKHRRARFTVAY
- a CDS encoding 50S ribosomal protein L25/general stress protein Ctc, yielding MSEVRLSVEPRTEFGKGAARRTRRAGKIPAVLYGHGSDPRHFALPAIEFARVVRENGSNAVITLDLEGAVELALTKTIVVHPLKNYIEHVDLLVVKRGEKIVVDVPVVVTGNPGPGGLVNQDVDTLQVEVEALHIPEQFEVSIEGLEIGSQVLAGQVELPQGATLVTDPESLVVAVNEPQREEAGDEAEAGEESAEAAE
- the pth gene encoding aminoacyl-tRNA hydrolase, which gives rise to MTEDLPGAGELILLAGLGNPGPQYAGNRHNVGFMVLDELAARIGGKFKTHKTGGEVLEGRLAGRRVVLVKPRSYMNLSGGPVAGAARFYKVEPSGIVVVHDELDVDFGALKLKLGGGDNGHNGLRSITKSLGTRDYYRVRFGIGRPPGRQDPADFVLKDFSTVERKELPLEVDRCADATEALIGTGLAAAQNSFHAG